One Nerophis lumbriciformis linkage group LG19, RoL_Nlum_v2.1, whole genome shotgun sequence DNA segment encodes these proteins:
- the pcyt1aa gene encoding choline-phosphate cytidylyltransferase A, whose protein sequence is MQSSSVPSLPSRKRKRDVSNVDNEVAAKIGKIARCTVGLKHPAPFADELVPADAQPYQRVNMEEAKQGTPPDRPVRVYADGIFDVFHSGHARALMQAKCLFPNTHLIVGVCSDDLTHKYKGFTVMNEDERYDAVCHCRYVDEVVRNAPWTLSPEFLAKHRIDFVAHDDIPYSSAGSDDVYKHIKEAGMFAPTQRTEGISTSDIITRIVRDYDLYVRRNLQRGYTAKELNVSFINEKKYHLQERVDKVKRKVRDVEEKSKEFVLKVEEKSIDLIQKWEEKSREFIGNFLQMFGPEGALKHMLKEGKGRMLQAISPRQSPSSSPAREERSPSPTFRLPFFNKTSPPHYSGARGYLVSEDDEDDDN, encoded by the exons ATGCAGAGCTCCAGCGTGCCATCGCTCCCGTCCCGAAAGAGGAAACGAGATGTCTCCAACGTAGACAATGAGGTGGCAGCCAAGATTGGGAAAATCGCCAGATGTACTGTG GGCTTGAAGCACCCTGCACCTTTCGCCGATGAGCTGGTGCCAGCTGATGCTCAGCCATACCAGAGAGTCAACATGGAGGAGGCCAAACAGGGAACACCAC CTGACCGGCCAGTGCGAGTGTATGCAGATGGAATCTTTGATGTTTTCCACTCAGGACACGCCAGGGCTCTAATGCAGGCAAAATGCCTCTTCCCCAATACACACCTCATAGTTGGAG TGTGCAGCGATGACCTGACACACAAGTACAAGGGCTTCACAGTCATGAACGAAGACGAGCGCTACGACGCTGTCTGTCACTGTCGCTACGTGGACGAAGTGGTGCGCAACGCCCCCTGGACGCTGTCGCCAGAGTTTCTGGCCAAACATCGC ATTGACTTTGTGGCCCATGATGACATCCCTTACTCCTCAGCCGGCAGTGACGACGTCTACAAGCACATCAAGGAAGCTG GCATGTTTGCTCCCACCCAGCGGACAGAAGGCATCTCCACCTCTGACATCATCACACGTATTGTCCGCGACTACGACTTGTACGTCAGGCGCAACCTGCAGAGGGGCTACACGGCCAAGGAGCTCAACGTCAGCTTCATCAAT GAGAAGAAGTACCACCTGCAGGAGCGCGTGGACAAGGTGAAGAGGAAGGTACGAGACGTTGAGGAGAAGAGCAAAGAGTTTGTCCTCAAGGTGGAGGAGAAGAGCATTGACCTCATCCAGAAGTGGGAGGAGAAATCCAGGGAGTTCATTGGCAACTTCCTGCAGATGTTTGGACCTGAAGGAGCGCTG aAGCACATGCTGAAGGAGGGCAAAGGTCGCATGCTGCAGGCCATCAGCCCCCGCCAGAGCCCGAGCAGCAGTCCAGCCCGCGAGGAGCGCTCGCCCTCACCCACCTTCCGTCTGCCCTTCTTTAACAAGACCTCCCCGCCCCACTACAGCGGGGCACGGGGCTACCTGGTCAGCGAGGACGATGAAGACGACGACAACTAA